ATCCAAAAACAATTTTGGCATTACAGACGCGTTTGGATTGGAATAATCATAGCCCTTGTTGCTGGGCGATTTTTACTTCCTCATCTTCCTATGCTTAAAGGTTGGGAGCAAAAATTCTCTGTCGCCGCCATTGATATTGGCATAGAAGCCGTTCCAGAACAGACAACGCAAGTGACGTCTGTTGAACAAGCGCTTACACTTTTGCAGTCAAAAATTCCGGTTCCTGCAAAAATAGCCCAGCTCAATAAAGCGTTTTTACTCTCAGCTTGGAAGTGTGCTCCATTAAAAAATGAAGGCCTATGTCTTCGTTATGTACTAGATGACGAACCCCTCACACTCGTAATTAGCCTTAATCCCAAACGCACCAATAAATTTCATGGTCCGTTCACGAAAGCAGGTTGGGCAGGGTATTATGTGGTGAAAAATGGGGTGGCTGCGGCATTAGTAGGGCCCTTTGATCCAAATCAACTCCTTGAAATTTGGCCATACGCACAAGAATTAATTGCACCTCCAAAATAAATCACATTGAAAATTAAAAAGACGAGGCGATTTTTTTTCTGAGTACTCAAAATGACCTAGACCACATGCTTTTGATATGGAATTAAATATCCTTAATATTTATTGCTACTTAGTAGTGTGACTTATAACCATAAGTCACACCTTATTTGGAAAAAGACGTAGCAAGACAAAGGAATTTAATAACATTCAAAGGTCGAGTCGTCTAACCTCCCAATAACTTTAAGTAATTCTTTAAATATCAATTCTAAGTTTAAAATTTAGAGCATTGCATCATTATCAATGATTGTATTTCACAACTAAATTAAACTGAAATACAATATAACGTTTGTAAAACACAACTTAATTGAATAGCCTTTTGTTATGGAAACGATACAGAACACAGAATTATCAAAAGAATCGCGTCGTCAGCGTAGCTCAAGACGCCTGCGATATGAGGCTCAGGCGAAGGTCTTTTCACAAGAAAAAGGCTCCCTTGATGGAATTCGAAACGAATTAGGACTTAGACCTTCTCAGATTTGTGAAATTTTAAAAGTTCACCCTTCGGCATGGACAAGATGGGTTCGTAAAAATCAGGCCCCACCACATGTTTTTCAAATGCTCGAATGGTACATGGAACTCCTAAAATGGCGCGGTCAACATCACCCCATTAAAACCACACTTACTCAGACACAAGTTCTTCGCCAAGAAGACCCCAAGACGTATGTCCCTGCACCTCAAGCCATCGAAACACCACATAAAATGGGGAGTATCTATATAGATAAGGTACTATTTTGGAGAATTTTGGCCATTTCGATGGTTTTTCAGGTTGCTCTAACTGTTGTAATAGTCTTTTATTTCATAAAGTTCATTTAATTTGCGGTAGCACACATTCACACCAGGAGTTTGCATGTTTAAATTTGATATCATCGAAGAACACGGTGGCCACGAACAAGTCGTACTCTGCACAAACAAAGATGCCGGCTTAAAAGCAATTATCGCAATTCACAACACCACTTTAGGCCCCGCTTTAGGTGGAACAAGAATGTGGACATATAAAAGTGATGAAGATGCATTGATTGACGTTTTAAGACTCTCAAAAGGCATGACCTATAAAGCAGCAGCAGCAGGTTTAAATTTAGGAGGCGGAAAAGCTGTTATCATCGGTGACCCAAAAAAAGATAAATCCGAAGCATTATTTCGCGCCTTTGGTCGTTTTATCGAAGGTCTTAATGGCCGTTATTTCACAGCAGAAGATGTGGGCACTGATGTTAACGACATGGAATTTATTAATATGGAAACTCAATACGTGACAGGCATTGATATTGGTCACGGTGGTTCGGGGGATCCCTCACCATTTACTGCACACGGAACATTGATGGGTATCAAAGCGTGCATTAAAGAAAAAATGAATACTGATAGTTTAAAAGGCTTAAAAGTCGCAGTTCAAGGAGTAGGGAGTGTTGGAAAACATTTAGTCGAACTTCTTCATAAAGAAAAAGCTCAGATAGTTATTACAGATACAGATAAAGAACGCGTTCAAGCAATATCATCGCAATACGGATGTGATGCTGTGTCGCCAGAAGATATTTACAGCCAAAATGTAGATATATTTTCACCCTGTGCTCTTGGGGCAGTAATTAACGATGATACGATTAATTTATTAAAATGTTCTATTGTCGCAGGCGGAGCAAACAATCAGCTTAAAGATGCACGCCACGGCGATATCTTAAAAGATAAAAACATTTTATACGCCCCTGATTATGTCATCAATGCTGGCGGCCTTATGAATGTTTATTTAGAACTTGAAGGTTACAGTCACGAGCGCGCTTTGAATATGACCCGCGGCATTTATTATAATTTACGCAAAGTATTTGCGATCGCAAAAAATGAGAACATTCCTACCTATAAAGCTGCAGATCGCATGGCCGAAGAACGCATTAATAAAATAGGTAAAGTAAAGCAGACATTCTTGGGCCGTTCAGGAAGACGATTTAACAACTTAGTAAAAGTTGATTCAAAATAAAGTAAAATTAAATCAACTCGTGTCTTTTGAATTATTCTTAAAAAACCGTGTTCATGGGTATGATTTTTTAAAAGATGCGTTGAGGCTCAAGATAAATTTCTTCTGATCCGTAAACAAAGAAATTCTTTGGTGTTTCTTGTACCCGTACACATACCAGGTGAATGGGTTTAAGCTTTGGAATTAATAGATTATAAAGATGGATTGCGAGATTTTCACCTGTTGTATTATCAAAAAATTTATTCAGATCAGATTTATTATATTTTTCTGTAATTTCATTTCGTAAAACATCTTCAAAGATATCGCGATCGCAAATGAGCCCTGATTTTGGATCAATTTTACCTTTAATAGTCACCTCGATAAAATAATCATGACCATGAACACGAAAGCATTTACCAAATACTTTTTCATTTTCTTCATCTGTAAAGTGCTCACATAAAAGCTGATGCATAGCACTAAATGTAACTCTTTTTGTGAGATAGGCAGTGTCACCCATAATAATCTGACCAAAGTTCTGGATTCTCAAATAAACGAACTCGCACAAGTTTTACTTTAGTAGTTAATAGTTTTTTAACGCCATCATAACAATAGCGAGCAAGATTTTCAGTAGTAGGAACAACTTCTTTAAAGTAGGGGATATCAAAATTTAGATGTTGATGATCAAGTGGATCAGTCACTGCTTTTAAAACATGATCCACGTCAGTAAGATTAATGACCATCCCCGTATCGGGATCAGGCTCTCCACCCAATGTGATTTCTAATATATAATTATGCCCATGACCATGCTCTGTATAACATCGCCCAAATATTTTTTTATTTTCATCTTCAGAGAATTTTTTTTGATAATAACGATGAGCTGATGAAAATCCAATTCTTCGTGACAAATAAATCATGTGAGTGAGATTCCTCCGTCAACGGGTAAAACAACACCTGTGATCCATCCGGCTGAAGGTATACTTAAATTATAAATTGCGTTAGCAACGTCAATTGCCTGCCCAACTTTTTTAAGTGGATGTGCCTGGGCCCAATCTTGTCTGATTTTTGCTTGTTCAGATTCATTTAAATTTTCAATTTTGTGAATCGGTGTATCAACAATGCCAGGGCAAACTACATTAACTCTAATATTATCCGTCGCATGTTCTAGAGCCAACGTTTGTGTAAAACTAATTTGTGCTGCCTTTAAAGTAGTGTAGGCGATAAGACCACTGATTGGCCTTAAACCTGCCGTACTTGCGACGTTTATTATCACACCAGATTTATTTTTTTTAAATTGGGGAATCAACAAACGACTCAGTCTTACTGGCGCCATGACATGAATATCAAACATTTCTTGCCATACAAGATCTGTTGATTGCAAAAAATCACCTCGGTGAAATGTGCCTGCATTATTAATAAGTATTCCAATATGAGGTGTTTTTTTAATGCATGCTGATATTAAATCTTTGATTGATTTTTCATCAGTAAGATCTGATTGAATAACATGATTTTTTGTTTTTAATTTTGCGGCTACTTTTTCGAGATATTCAAGCCTACGCCCGGTGAGTATGACTTCATAGCCGTTATCAGAGAAAATCTGAGCCACAGAGGCTCCGATGCCAGTGCCTGCACCTGTAACTAATACTGCGGGTTTTTCATTCATGCGCTTTTGATCCCATCACTTTTCTGAAGGCCATGATCAACAGATTTGTGAAGGTAATCAATCATTTTTTTAATATTCTTTGTATCTTCTTTTGCCAGCCCCATAAACATGAGGCCATAGCCAGTAGGCTCCACTGCACGGTGCCACATGACTTTTGAAAGCACAGAAAACTGGATCGGACCCAGTGATAAATTGATCCAGACCATGTCACCTAAATCAAGACGGGCCTTCATATCAACATAACAACCTTTTTTTGAAATATCGAGGACATTACAATCTATCATAATTTGTCGAATGCGCATCTGCGCACCGAGGTTTACATTAAAGCGGGTATCACGCTCCCACCATTTAAGATTTGGATTAAAATAGGGGCTAATAATATGTTTTTGAAGAAAAAATCCAACACATCCAATTGTCACCAAGTGAAATAGGACAACGATGTAAATGCTGTATGCGGGATTTTTAATATACATAAAAGTATTTTGAAGGAGCAGATATGCGGAGCATGCTAAAAACGCAAAGTAACCCCATTTTGCAACACTGTGAATTCCGTATGCTACAATTGGAAAACAGGCGAGGAGCAACCATTCATAGTTTGAAAAATGATGAAACACACTTCGCGGGCCAAAATAGGGCCAGTTGTTGATCCATGCAACCTGAATGATATTTCCAAGGGGAGCTAGTAAATAGGCCCAAGCAATAATGCTGATTGAAAGAGGCTTTTCTTTCATCGCACTTACCCAGTCTTTTTCTGACGTAAGGGGTGAGTCACTTCATAAGCACGTGCTTCAATAAAAATACGAAGGAGTTCTTTATCTAACTTACCTTCTTTAGCTTCATCGTGAAGAATGTCAAGTGCCCGAGTATTATCAACAGCTTTTTTATAAGGACGATCAAATGCAGTGAGAGCATCATAAATATCACTGATGGTCATCATGCGTGATTGAATAGGAATTTGATCAGCTTTAAGTTTTCGTGGGTAGCCGGTGCCATCAAGTTTTTCATGATGAGCATGAGCAATTTCTGGTACGTTTTGTAAAGTTTCAGTCCAAGCAATTTGACTTAGAAAATCATATGTGTGAGAGACGTGTGATTCAATCTGTACTCTTTCTTGTGGGCTTAATGTTCCACGCTTAACAGAAAGCCTCACGATTTCATTTTCATCAAGAATTTTTTGCCCAATATCTTCACTCATGCGTTTGATTTCGCCCATGAGCTTTATGATGTCAAAATCTTTGTCTAAGATTTGACTCTCGTTGGCCTTTAATATTCCTCGACGAATCTGATCGATTTGTTGTCTGAATTGGTC
This genomic stretch from Oligoflexia bacterium harbors:
- a CDS encoding Glu/Leu/Phe/Val dehydrogenase → MFKFDIIEEHGGHEQVVLCTNKDAGLKAIIAIHNTTLGPALGGTRMWTYKSDEDALIDVLRLSKGMTYKAAAAGLNLGGGKAVIIGDPKKDKSEALFRAFGRFIEGLNGRYFTAEDVGTDVNDMEFINMETQYVTGIDIGHGGSGDPSPFTAHGTLMGIKACIKEKMNTDSLKGLKVAVQGVGSVGKHLVELLHKEKAQIVITDTDKERVQAISSQYGCDAVSPEDIYSQNVDIFSPCALGAVINDDTINLLKCSIVAGGANNQLKDARHGDILKDKNILYAPDYVINAGGLMNVYLELEGYSHERALNMTRGIYYNLRKVFAIAKNENIPTYKAADRMAEERINKIGKVKQTFLGRSGRRFNNLVKVDSK
- a CDS encoding 6-carboxytetrahydropterin synthase, with product MIYLSRRIGFSSAHRYYQKKFSEDENKKIFGRCYTEHGHGHNYILEITLGGEPDPDTGMVINLTDVDHVLKAVTDPLDHQHLNFDIPYFKEVVPTTENLARYCYDGVKKLLTTKVKLVRVRLFENPELWSDYYG
- a CDS encoding SDR family oxidoreductase; protein product: MNEKPAVLVTGAGTGIGASVAQIFSDNGYEVILTGRRLEYLEKVAAKLKTKNHVIQSDLTDEKSIKDLISACIKKTPHIGILINNAGTFHRGDFLQSTDLVWQEMFDIHVMAPVRLSRLLIPQFKKNKSGVIINVASTAGLRPISGLIAYTTLKAAQISFTQTLALEHATDNIRVNVVCPGIVDTPIHKIENLNESEQAKIRQDWAQAHPLKKVGQAIDVANAIYNLSIPSAGWITGVVLPVDGGISLT
- a CDS encoding 6-carboxytetrahydropterin synthase; the protein is MGDTAYLTKRVTFSAMHQLLCEHFTDEENEKVFGKCFRVHGHDYFIEVTIKGKIDPKSGLICDRDIFEDVLRNEITEKYNKSDLNKFFDNTTGENLAIHLYNLLIPKLKPIHLVCVRVQETPKNFFVYGSEEIYLEPQRIF
- a CDS encoding PilZ domain-containing protein translates to MKEKPLSISIIAWAYLLAPLGNIIQVAWINNWPYFGPRSVFHHFSNYEWLLLACFPIVAYGIHSVAKWGYFAFLACSAYLLLQNTFMYIKNPAYSIYIVVLFHLVTIGCVGFFLQKHIISPYFNPNLKWWERDTRFNVNLGAQMRIRQIMIDCNVLDISKKGCYVDMKARLDLGDMVWINLSLGPIQFSVLSKVMWHRAVEPTGYGLMFMGLAKEDTKNIKKMIDYLHKSVDHGLQKSDGIKSA